From a region of the Corallococcus coralloides DSM 2259 genome:
- a CDS encoding peptidoglycan-binding protein, whose product MSLSATTSQRTNSVYSNRSQALTTSAVRNSANPNAILSQYQPTGASARTARQDGLQPGVAASTKMAQTDLARLQQYKGNIEAAAAKHGLPPALLAAIASRESRAGAALDRTGHGDGGNGFGVMQVDHRYHTTKGGPTSAEHIDQAAGILKGYVNDMKKAHPDWSEAQQLRGAVAAYNSGPGNVRTLAGMDQGTTGNDYSNDVWARAQALAPHFGGAATNAGTINNASTPTRPSRNADTFEPASSTQRPGAKTWSAAPSMDQVMVRGNNLREGMQGPAVKQIQEMLGVPADGKFGPVTRKAVEDFQRANGVRAGNNAGQVGPDTLRALQGNRPGGTTNTQGTTNTQGTTNTQGTTNTQGTNNNGAVLGNGVRINTNDPTLQKLATSRLNNGQTGYCVRTTLDNMTRLGIPNTPAATGNDPNNPRGGMAQMLRNGWESIPFPGAQQKAIKSPYGNATANVVTADQYRKLVADGKVPDGAIIFQSRHGWDYSGGSKGNDMGIVRNGGKTTHNYQSMNSIIYSDCKEVVILVPKGAIQRD is encoded by the coding sequence ATGAGCCTCTCCGCGACCACGTCCCAGCGCACGAACTCTGTCTATTCGAATCGTTCCCAGGCGCTGACGACGAGCGCGGTTCGCAACAGCGCGAACCCGAATGCCATCCTGTCCCAGTACCAGCCCACGGGCGCCTCGGCGCGCACGGCGCGGCAGGACGGGCTGCAGCCGGGTGTGGCGGCGTCCACGAAGATGGCGCAGACGGACCTGGCGCGCCTGCAGCAGTACAAGGGCAACATCGAGGCGGCGGCGGCGAAGCACGGTCTGCCCCCCGCGCTGCTGGCGGCCATCGCCAGCCGCGAGTCGCGCGCGGGCGCGGCGCTGGACCGCACGGGCCACGGCGACGGCGGCAACGGCTTTGGCGTGATGCAGGTGGATCACCGCTACCACACGACCAAGGGCGGCCCCACCAGCGCCGAGCACATCGACCAGGCGGCGGGCATCCTCAAGGGCTACGTCAACGACATGAAGAAGGCGCACCCGGACTGGTCCGAGGCGCAGCAGCTTCGTGGCGCGGTGGCCGCGTACAACTCCGGTCCGGGCAACGTCCGCACCCTGGCGGGCATGGACCAGGGCACCACGGGCAATGACTACTCCAACGACGTGTGGGCGCGCGCGCAGGCGCTGGCGCCGCACTTCGGCGGTGCCGCGACGAACGCCGGCACCATCAACAACGCCAGCACCCCCACGCGCCCGTCGCGCAACGCCGACACCTTCGAGCCCGCGAGCAGCACCCAGCGGCCGGGGGCGAAGACGTGGAGCGCCGCGCCCTCGATGGACCAGGTGATGGTGCGTGGCAACAACCTGCGCGAGGGCATGCAGGGCCCGGCGGTGAAGCAGATCCAGGAGATGCTCGGCGTCCCGGCGGACGGCAAGTTCGGCCCGGTGACGAGGAAGGCCGTGGAGGACTTCCAGCGGGCGAACGGCGTGAGGGCGGGCAACAACGCGGGCCAGGTCGGCCCCGACACGCTCCGGGCGCTGCAGGGCAACCGCCCCGGCGGCACGACGAACACCCAGGGCACGACGAACACCCAGGGCACGACGAACACCCAGGGCACGACGAACACCCAGGGCACGAACAACAATGGCGCGGTGCTGGGCAACGGCGTCCGCATCAACACCAACGACCCCACGCTGCAGAAGCTGGCCACCTCGCGCCTGAACAACGGCCAGACGGGCTACTGCGTGCGCACCACGCTGGACAACATGACCCGGCTGGGCATCCCGAACACGCCGGCGGCGACGGGCAACGACCCGAACAACCCCCGCGGCGGCATGGCGCAGATGCTGCGCAATGGCTGGGAGTCCATCCCGTTCCCGGGTGCCCAGCAGAAGGCCATCAAGAGCCCGTACGGCAACGCCACCGCGAACGTCGTGACCGCGGACCAGTACCGCAAGCTCGTCGCGGACGGGAAGGTGCCGGACGGCGCCATCATCTTCCAGTCGCGCCACGGCTGGGACTACAGCGGCGGCTCCAAGGGCAACGACATGGGCATCGTGCGCAACGGCGGCAAGACGACCCACAACTACCAGTCCATGAACTCCATCATCTATTCGGACTGCAAGGAGGTCGTCATCCTGGTCCCGAAGGGCGCCATCCAGCGCGACTGA